TCGCTTCCTGCACAGAGAGGGACGTTGACATCTGGGATTTCGGGACAGGAGAACATCTGCAAGTGATGAGATCACCTTGTCGAATACTGTGCGGCGGCCTCGCTGCCTCACCGAATGGAGCCTACCTCGCCACTGGGTCATACGAGGGCACAGTAGATCTTTGGCACGCCCCTAGGAAGCGAATAGAACAGGAACCAGAGCCAGCGGGTTGGGTAGAGCCTAGGTCACCGATCAACAAGGCTCTAAGCCCCGACGGCCGAACATTGGCTGTATCTCAAGTTGGAGAAAATATATTACTCTGGGATATTGAGACGAACGAACTCGTGAATCCTCGCATATAATGGGCATAAAAAGAAGATATTGTCTGTTTCGTTCTCACCCAAGCATGGGGCGATGCTGCTCCCCTCTGGTGCTGACTGCAGCGTACGTGTCTGTGATGTCAAGACGGGGATGCGACTACGCAAATTCCTTGGCCACACGGACGGGTTCCGATTTCCCCCCTGGTCGCTGAATGGAGATTACGTAGCCTCCACTTCGGATGATGGTACCATTCGTGTCTGGAAGGTGGGAGACAGAGACGAGCAGAAACCTCAAATCCTCGAACAGGGTGATTGCTTTGCCACGGGCGTCTCCTTTTCCCCCGGTGGGAAGTACATCGCGACGTGCGGCACCAACGGAAAGATCATGGTATGGGCACCACAACAAGATGAGAGTGGTTGGAATCTGCAGCACACGTTCGAGGGCCACAGGGACTACGTGTTGAGCGTTCTCATCTCCCCGGACTCGAAGCAGATACTCTCATCGGGTGCGGATAAAACAATCCGAATCTGGGACATGGACAGTGGCGATGACGTAAACAAGGATTCTCCCATTAACACTAAGCTACGCATTTACAAGATGTGGCTTGATAAGCACTCGTCGAGCCACGTTATGACACCATACGGAGCCAAGTCGCCCGTCAGCGCTTCCTCGGGACCATC
The Metarhizium brunneum chromosome 7, complete sequence genome window above contains:
- the HET-E1_15 gene encoding Vegetative incompatibility protein HET-E-1, whose protein sequence is MRLRKFLGHTDGFRFPPWSLNGDYVASTSDDGTIRVWKVGDRDEQKPQILEQGDCFATGVSFSPGGKYIATCGTNGKIMVWAPQQDESGWNLQHTFEGHRDYVLSVLISPDSKQILSSGADKTIRIWDMDSGDDVNKDSPINTKLRIYKMWLDKHSSSHVMTPYGAKSPVSASSGPSQLPSWSPYWISYNKDGDEAWVIWRGKKVIFLPKQFGPSACGVFGHRVVVCTDFGQVGVYGFSEAVTADTRC